A single window of Pirellulales bacterium DNA harbors:
- a CDS encoding UPF0175 family protein, whose protein sequence is MHELTLTIPDDAVAALAESPEQAGAELRMLAAVKLFELKKLSSGAAARLAGVSRVQFLSRLGAYGVATFQQSEEELLGEIRNA, encoded by the coding sequence ATGCACGAACTCACACTCACAATTCCTGACGATGCGGTCGCTGCTTTGGCGGAATCCCCGGAGCAAGCCGGTGCCGAGTTGCGAATGCTCGCGGCCGTTAAACTGTTCGAGCTGAAGAAACTGTCATCTGGGGCTGCGGCGCGACTGGCCGGCGTTTCACGGGTTCAGTTTCTTTCGCGACTGGGCGCCTACGGCGTCGCTACTTTTCAGCAGAGCGAGGAGGAACTACTGGGCGAAATAAGAAATGCCTGA
- a CDS encoding Uma2 family endonuclease produces the protein MATVTTDSIGSPLVLHFGPAINRFSEDEFFEFCQRNRDLRIERTGSGDLIVMPPSGGETGRSNSGLNYQLVAWNERVRQGEVFDSSTGFRLPGGPLRSPDAAWVARDRWRALTRAQRKKFPPLAPDFVVEIRSESDSLRPLRAKMHEYVELGVRLGWLIDPMARRVEVYRPGKKPQTLKAPRTISGGPVLPGFVLQLERIWSD, from the coding sequence ATGGCCACCGTCACTACCGATTCGATCGGCTCACCGCTGGTGCTCCACTTCGGACCGGCGATTAACCGCTTCAGCGAGGACGAGTTCTTTGAGTTCTGCCAGCGCAATCGCGATTTGCGGATCGAGCGCACAGGCAGCGGAGATCTGATCGTCATGCCTCCCTCCGGCGGTGAGACGGGACGATCCAATTCCGGCCTCAACTATCAGCTTGTTGCCTGGAACGAGCGCGTGCGTCAAGGCGAGGTCTTCGATTCATCGACCGGCTTTCGCTTGCCCGGCGGTCCCCTGCGTTCGCCGGACGCTGCCTGGGTCGCGCGCGATCGGTGGCGCGCCCTGACCCGCGCTCAACGAAAAAAATTTCCCCCCTTGGCACCCGACTTTGTGGTCGAGATCAGGTCCGAGAGCGATTCACTCAGGCCGTTGCGCGCCAAGATGCACGAGTACGTCGAGCTTGGCGTACGGCTGGGGTGGCTCATCGATCCAATGGCTCGCCGCGTCGAGGTTTATCGTCCCGGCAAGAAACCGCAGACGCTCAAAGCGCCGCGGACGATCAGCGGCGGTCCCGTGCTGCCGGGTTTTGTCTTGCAACTTGAGCGAATCTGGTCGGACTGA
- a CDS encoding DUF3800 domain-containing protein has translation MKAKRLLKRKRFGEAQRDVEIAPSECLRLANSLLTKGKAARGQPTNNPTFLEIVAFSRQVLSFVHAVLDIAAGFSVQVFASMLAPDAPRPESGRLRKDYVYLFERYFYYLETLPPRERGIVVFDELEKSQSHRLLEQMAAYFLGSPTGQYRSSRIVPEPFFVHSDLTTGVFLADLTAYILGWGWRTSRMPQAVREELRAYAAKLHDMQFHGQKPKTDQSGYWQLHGITYLDDLRGQWERGDEP, from the coding sequence GTGAAGGCCAAGCGATTGCTGAAGCGTAAGCGATTTGGCGAAGCCCAACGAGACGTCGAAATCGCCCCCTCGGAGTGCTTGAGGCTGGCGAATTCGTTGCTGACCAAAGGCAAAGCGGCGAGAGGCCAACCGACCAACAATCCAACGTTTCTGGAGATTGTCGCCTTCAGCCGGCAGGTGCTCAGCTTCGTTCACGCGGTGCTCGACATCGCAGCAGGTTTCAGCGTACAAGTCTTTGCTTCGATGCTGGCGCCCGATGCGCCGAGGCCAGAATCCGGCAGGCTCCGCAAGGATTACGTCTACCTGTTTGAGCGATACTTCTACTACCTTGAAACGCTTCCGCCCCGCGAGCGTGGAATTGTCGTCTTTGACGAGCTGGAGAAATCCCAGTCGCACCGCCTGCTGGAACAGATGGCCGCCTACTTTCTCGGCAGTCCGACCGGCCAGTATCGCAGTTCGCGGATCGTTCCCGAGCCCTTCTTCGTGCATTCCGACCTGACGACGGGCGTGTTCTTGGCAGACTTGACCGCGTACATTCTCGGCTGGGGCTGGCGGACGAGCCGCATGCCGCAGGCTGTTCGCGAGGAGCTGCGCGCCTACGCGGCGAAACTGCACGACATGCAGTTTCACGGGCAAAAGCCAAAAACCGACCAGAGTGGCTATTGGCAGTTGCACGGCATCACCTATCTCGACGATCTTCGCGGCCAATGGGAGCGAGGTGATGAGCCGTAA
- a CDS encoding FlgO family outer membrane protein gives MKPTAIYLTIGTKAGAEKGQKLTVYRDEGEVKDPDSGEVLERQRAKIAQLEITEAREKFSKAKLLGNLEVQLRIGDEVETDQNGTAIAVLPPVDQDGNRTTGGEKLAEELTTALVNRGVKVVERTLLDKALAELELQQEAAFDEASARNLGKQLGARAIMTGRAVQTGRVLDVHVRLIKVDTGEVVLAASQKKNGSLGDVVGDAGAKGPKPSSGGDLLSRIDLAVHAHSGNVKASGKSVIVGPQSALSIPPFSSSGDYELEIGFVRTGGSDALVGALPIGNGHFNFGLSSEYGRQHNLMSAAHQPGSLQNGRHYTLRLRVKHKGGSGDVEMFLDGESIVKTQFAISPADREWAGIQPGWIPAIKSQNATYEIQSITLKRL, from the coding sequence GTGAAGCCGACGGCGATTTACTTGACTATCGGCACGAAAGCCGGCGCTGAAAAAGGGCAGAAGCTCACCGTCTACCGCGACGAGGGCGAGGTCAAGGATCCTGACTCCGGCGAGGTGCTCGAACGCCAACGCGCAAAGATCGCCCAGCTCGAAATCACCGAGGCCAGAGAAAAGTTCAGCAAGGCGAAGCTGCTCGGCAACCTGGAAGTCCAACTTCGCATCGGCGACGAGGTCGAGACAGACCAGAACGGCACGGCCATCGCCGTTCTGCCGCCGGTCGATCAAGACGGCAACCGCACCACCGGCGGCGAGAAGCTCGCCGAGGAGCTGACCACGGCGCTGGTGAATCGGGGCGTCAAAGTGGTCGAGCGGACGCTCTTGGACAAAGCGCTGGCCGAGTTGGAATTGCAGCAGGAAGCCGCATTCGACGAGGCAAGCGCGCGAAACCTCGGCAAGCAGCTTGGAGCGCGTGCGATCATGACCGGCCGCGCCGTGCAAACCGGCCGCGTGCTCGACGTCCACGTTCGGCTGATCAAGGTCGACACCGGCGAGGTCGTCCTCGCCGCTTCGCAGAAAAAGAACGGCAGCCTTGGCGACGTCGTCGGCGATGCGGGCGCAAAGGGCCCGAAACCGTCGTCCGGCGGCGACCTGTTAAGCCGTATTGACCTTGCCGTGCATGCTCACTCGGGCAACGTAAAAGCATCAGGTAAATCGGTGATCGTTGGCCCTCAATCCGCGCTATCGATTCCACCATTCTCTTCGAGCGGCGATTACGAGCTTGAAATCGGTTTTGTAAGGACGGGCGGGTCCGACGCCTTAGTCGGCGCATTGCCGATAGGGAACGGCCACTTCAACTTTGGCTTGAGCTCCGAGTATGGCAGGCAGCATAACCTGATGAGCGCGGCCCACCAGCCCGGTAGCCTACAAAATGGCAGGCACTATACCCTCCGTCTTCGCGTCAAACACAAGGGCGGTAGCGGAGACGTGGAAATGTTCCTCGATGGCGAGAGCATCGTGAAGACCCAGTTTGCCATTTCCCCCGCCGACCGCGAGTGGGCCGGCATTCAGCCCGGCTGGATTCCGGCGATCAAGTCGCAGAATGCGACGTACGAAATCCAGTCGATCACCCTCAAGCGGTTGTAA